Proteins from a single region of Hydra vulgaris chromosome 12, alternate assembly HydraT2T_AEP:
- the LOC101237418 gene encoding melanopsin-A-like (The RefSeq protein has 8 substitutions compared to this genomic sequence), whose translation MASVIILLSFLCGFSVVLNATVVLAIFLKRKSKGMRDIILMSLAICDGVQCTLGFPVELYGFSNLNSPLQNEYLCKANGFIVMYLALTAISHLVCLCVYRFLSIVYPLKIQKFFLDSRRKALLFILFCWIYGFFWSVTPLLGWNEIIREKEDTHRCSINLNPEDNNKRSYLYSLMVFCYFIPLVIIIFCSLRVHFELSKMLKLCKHISGREASITKETYKLERQDFISISLIVSSFFIVWTPYTICVIFSSLRSSLPTGLLTYSALFAKSSTILNPVIYCLMYKEYRETLQSEYRKIFKSSVVAPFTERSQTAALSTLSSHGDASFT comes from the coding sequence ATGGCGTCAgttattatacttttatcatttttatgtgGTTTTTCTGTCGTACTGAATGCTACCGTTgttttagcaatatttttaaaaagaaaatccaAGGGAATGAGAGACATAATTTTGATGAGCCTTGCTATATGTGACGGTGTACAATGCACTTTAGGTTTTCCAGTTGAGCTTTATGGCTTCTCTAACTTAAACAGTCCTTTGCAAAATGAATATTTGTGTAGAGCAAACGGTTTTATTGTAATGTACCTAGCTTTGACAGCAATCTCCCATTTGGTTTGTTTGTGTGTATACCGTTTTTTATCAATTGTATACCCCCTAAAAATACAGAAATTCTTATTAGATTCTAGAAGGAAGGCATTACTTTTTGTTCTATTTTGTTGGATTTATGGATTTTTTTGGTCAGTAACTCCTTTATTGGGCTGGAATGAGATAATACGAGAAAAAGAAGACACACATCGGTGCTCGATTAATCTGAACCCTGAAGACAATAGTAAACGTAGCTATTTGTATTCGTTAATGGTATTCTGTTACTTTATACCTTTGGTAATTATTATATACTGCAGTTTGAGAGTACATTTTGAGCTTTCCAAAATGCTCAAATTGTGCAAACATATTTCAGGTATAGAGGCAAGTATTACCAAAGAAACTTATAAGTTGGAAAGACAAGACTTTATTTCTATTAGTCTCAttgtttcatcattttttattgtttggaCTCCGTATACTATATGCGTAATTTTTTCTTCTCTTAGACGTAGTTTACCAACAGGCCTATTAACATACTCTGCTTTGTTTGCAAAATCCTCAACAATTCTAAACCCCGTAATATATTGTCTAATGTATAAAGAGTATCGTGAAACATTGCAAAGCGAATATCGGAAGATCTTCAAAAGTTCGGTTGTTACGCCATTTACGGAAAGAAGTCAGACAGCTGCGCTATCTACCTTAAGTAGTCATGGAGACGCGTCATTTACTTAA